A portion of the Musa acuminata AAA Group cultivar baxijiao chromosome BXJ1-1, Cavendish_Baxijiao_AAA, whole genome shotgun sequence genome contains these proteins:
- the LOC103986309 gene encoding uncharacterized protein LOC103986309 isoform X7: MEDARSRSGGSSEQSADADVLGDRSRRAAPFADRLGDYAEIFADHAGSISIPFLDLPPALDGFDAAAPVRTRGAGFDYSDVFGGVDSGESAALHDELFAAPKLEETCSSKGRTREEATCSQHMTREPKVTPEQSHGGRMTCQEGDRSSPNSTPSDICSTQFNVSYNKSSQGSKEGAMSGKTHITQLHAIPAFSFVVDTDTPFQTIGGDGPRNMLNEGVDNRKDQNKVLSASSGNISKSSENYLRADQKNTNRYPVSDNGHANASHHSHSFSHSISNGNVPPSDTVFFTASEFSLQTQPLRVPPPSRPSPRLYDKQELSKQRLSSSSKFGLDEVSFLKSIPKEKDFHVRQEVVKDNSPSFTDVQVDISSAAAASVAAVKEAMELAQAKLKRAKQLMERKHGILRNSRNLGHLESMKYKEQKLCQASPRREDFDEMLVASERRQEVTSTAKLTPCDEKKEKVKFTEEEGKARQVNDLKSSELLNRSAGKYNELVSSENHILIEEVSERKDFTRKTKIITMIGEIKQNESTNDTLACQTESNRNLQKDKAAPVVCVHEDNSNLEAHVSHTEEVEKPGEVHKLHIQEEVTKAPCAGEETLSSARSEKKMEPSYYCKLHYTHVDKEENSKLKSALGKSGAAKPQDQNYSKEIDITNIAPVPGKGEDKFNMASVTVVQEEMDIEVPYVSCVSKGEGRVAASKCTDSEKTRREGKQCDAENVNRSEGMMVVHEQERREELNMKQQTCLSAENEIRFKEDKEADELEEVLKKWKTSGRTTTLEDQEKLIKATKAAFWLNYDGNNPKETQLELQQRDKKKDATPEPYNLENFEGQNKYERGFQVCGNEGIIEIQVEPHFMDKIFSINTIPIICNRPLHMALNAQPSNLSENEGNLSYSSLIATDRLPVASQKIILDTKKTEQKEKELMEKKGVQIKKPSRNLKEKEKERIQEQEEEKTRLLREAIEREEKLVEEERTRLWEETKDRVTKLEEEKKQGRLLEEANERERKLKEEKERARLSEEAKEIEWQMEEEELAKLLEKGKDSIMKEEEEQAKLFKEAIMREMKVEMARVRSLEEAKERDRKEEEERARLLEEAKKRERKLEEEERARLLEEANEWERGREKDRLAEERAIHEAHERAFTEARERAERMAVERITSEARQRALKEAQEKAKKTSCDALDKSLTEKASRDARLRAERAAVERATAEARERAIERALAVKVAADAREHAERYNATSRDTTRKENVTEECSNTRDKDGPLDAQFQSTSSLNSYQANSDSNYQQSSNFGESALRCKARLERHQRIAERAAKALAEKNMRDVLAQREQAEKN, encoded by the exons ATGGAGGACGCTCGGAGCCGAAGCGGCGGCAGctccgagcagtccgccgacgccGACGTCCTCGGCGATCGGTCCAGGCGTGCTGCCCCATTCGCTGATCGCCTGGGCGACTACGCCGAGATCTTTGCCGACCACGCTGGTTCGATCTCCATTCCGTTTCTCGATCTACCGCCGGCTCTGGACGGCTTCGATGCTGCTGCCCCTGTCCGGACCCGGGGCGCCGGCTTCGACTACTCCGATGTGTTCGGGGGTGTAGACTCTGGAGAGTCCGCCGCTCTGCACGATGAGCTCTTTGCGGCGCCTAAGCTGGAGGAGACTTGTTCTTCGAAAGGGAG GACTAGAGAGGAAGCAACATGCAGCCAGCACATGACGAGAGAACCGAAAGTCACCCCAGAACAGTCACATGGGGGTCGTATGACTTGTCAAGAAGGTGATAGGTCCTCACCAAATTCCACTCCTTCAGATATTTGTTCCACACAATTCAATGTGTCATATAACAAGAGTAGCCAAGGAAGTAAAGAGGGTGCAATGAGTGGAAAAACACATATAACTCAACTTCATGCCATTCCTGCATTTAGCTTTGTTGTTGACACAGACACCCCCTTCCAGACTATTGGAGGTGACGGCCCTCGAAACATGTTAAATGAAGGAGTAGATAACAGGAAAGACCAAAATAAAGTTTTAAGTGCCTCTTCTGGCAATATTTCAAAGAGTTCAGAAAATTACTTGAGAGCAGATCAGAAGAATACCAATAGATATCCTGTTTCTGATAATGGGCATGCAAATGCAAGTCATCATTCACACTCTTTTAGTCATTCCATATCAAATGGGAATGTACCACCCTCTGATACTGTGTTTTTTACTGCATCTGAATTCAGTCTTCAGACACAACCATTGAGAGTGCCACCACCATCAAGGCCATCTCCTAGGTTATATGATAAGCAAGAACTCTCCAAACAAAGGTTGTCGTCAAGTTCAAAATTTGGTCTGGATGAAGTAAGCTTCCTAAAATCAATTCCTAAAGAAAAAGACTTCCATGTGCGTCAAGAGGTTGTCAAGGACAACTCTCCTAGCTTCACTGATGTGCAGGTCGATATTAGTTCAGCTGCTGCAGCTTCTGTTGCTGCTGTAAAAGAAGCAATGGAACTTGCTCAAGCTAAACTAAAAAGGGCAAAACAGTTGATGGAAAGAAAACATGGTATCCTTCGGAACAGCAGGAATCTAGGTCACCTTGAAAGCATGAAATATAAAGAACAAAAACTGTGTCAAGCGTCACCGAGGCGTGAAGATTTTGATGAAATGCTAGTTGCTTCAGAGAGAAGACAGGAAGTTACAAGTACTGCCAAACTGACTCCATGTGAtgaaaagaaggaaaaagttAAATTTACCGAAGAGGAAGGAAAGGCAAGGCAAGTAAATGACTTGAAATCATCTGAATTGCTCAATAGATCAGCAGGCAAATACAATGAGCTGGTGAGCAGTGAGAATCACATACTGATTGAAGAGGTATCTGAGAGGAAAGATTTTACGAGGAAAACAAAAATTATTACAATGATCGGTGAGATCAAACAAAATGAGAGCACAAATGATACACTGGCTTGTCAAACTGAAAGCAACAGGAACTTGCAGAAAGATAAGGCAGCACCTGTGGTTTGTGTACATGAAGACAATTCTAACTTAGAAGCTCATGTGTCTCATACGGAGGAAGTTGAGAAGCCAGGAGAGGTTCACAAACTCCACATACAAGAAGAGGTAACAAAAGCACCATGTGCAGGTGAAGAGACTCTTTCATCTGCAAGGAGTGAAAAGAAAATGGAACCTTCATATTACTGTAAGCTTCACTATACTCATGTTGACAAAGAAGAAAACAGCAAACTGAAATCTGCTTTAGGGAAGTCAGGAGCTGCTAAACCTCAAGATCAAAACTATTCAAAGGAAATTGACATCACTAACATAGCTCCTGTACCTGGTAAGGGTGAAGATAAGTTTAACATGGCCAGTGTCACTGTTGTGCAAGAAGAAATGGATATTGAAGTGCCTTATGTATCATGTGTATCAAAAGGGGAGGGAAGAGTAGCAGCTTCTAAGTGCACAGATTCTGAAAAGACAAGGAGAGAAGGAAAGCAATGTGATGCCGAGAATGTAAATCGATCTGAAGGAATGATGGTAGTGCATGAGCAGGAAAGACGAGAGGAACTAAATATGAAACAGCAGACATGCTTATCTGCAGAAAATGAAATAAGATTTAAAGAAGATAAAGAAGCTGATGAACTTGAAGAGGTTCTGAAGAAATGGAAAACATCAGGAAGAACAACAACACTTGAAGACCAAGAGAAGCTGATCAAAGCAACAAAAGCTGCCTTCTGGCTAAATTATGATGGAAATAATCCAAAAGAAACTCAGCTTGAACTGCAGCAAAGGGACAAGAAAAAAGATGCAACCCCAGAGCCATACAACCTGGAAAACTTTGAGGGACAGAATAAATATGAAAGAGGTTTTCAAGTTTGTGGAAATGAAGGTATTATAGAAATTCAAGTTGAGCCTCATTTTATGGATAAAATATTCTCCATAAATACAATTCCAATTATCTGCAACAGGCCTCTTCACATGGCTTTGAATGCCCAGCCATCTAATTTATCGGAAAATGAAGGTAACTTATCATATTCATCTCTAATTGCAACTGATAGACTTCCTGTGGCTTCTCAAAAGATTATTTTGGATACTAAGAAAAccgaacaaaaagaaaaagaattaatgGAGAAAAAAGGAGTACAGATAAAGAAACCATCaagaaatttaaaagaaaaagagaaggaaagaattcaAGAACAAGAGGAAGAGAAAACAAGGTTATTGCGAGAAGCAATTGAGAGAGAAGAAAAATTAGTAGAGGAAGAGAGAACAAGATTATGGGAAGAAACAAAAGACAGGGTAACAAAattggaagaagagaaaaagcaAGGAAGGTTACTAGAAGAAGCCAATGAGAGGGAAAGAAaattgaaagaagaaaaagaacgagCAAGGTTATCAGAAGAAGCAAAAGAGATTGAATGGCAAATGGAAGAAGAGGAGCTAGCAAAGTTGttagaaaaaggaaaagatagtataatgaaagaagaagaggagcaagcAAAGTTGTTCAAAGAAGCAATAATGAGGGAAATGAAAGTAGAAATGGCACGAGTAAGGTCATTAGAGGAAGCAAAGGAGAGAgataggaaagaagaagaggaacgaGCACGGTTATTAGAAGAAGCAAAAAAGAGGGAAAGGAAAttagaagaagaggagagggcAAGGTTATTAGAAGAAGCAAACGAGTgggagagaggaagagaaaagGACCGACTTGCCGAGGAAAGAGCAATCCATGAAGCACATGAAAGGGCATTTACTGAAGCCAGAGAAAGGGCAGAAAGGATGGCTGTAGAGAGGATTACTTCTGAGGCTCGGCAAAGAGCACTAAAGGAAGCCCAAGAAAAGGCAAAGAAGACCTCTTGTGATGCTCTGGACAAATCATTAACTGAGAAGGCTTCTAGAGATGCTAGGTTAAGGGCTGAGCGTGCTGCAGTTGAACGGGCCACTGCAGAAGCTCGTGAGCGTGCTATAGAAAGAGCACTTGCTGTAAAAGTTGCTGCAGATGCCAGAGAGCATGCTGAGAGATACAATGCTACTTCTAGAGACACAACAAGGAAAGAAAATGTGACGGAAGAGTGTTCAAATACCAGAGATAAG GATGGCCCACTTGATGCACAATTTCAAAGTACTAGTTCTTTGAACAGTTACCAAGCAAATTCAGATTCTAATTATCAACAGAGTAGTAATTTTG GTGAATCAGCTTTAAGGTGTAAAGCTAGACTAGAGAGGCATCAGAGAATAGCTGAACGTGCT GCCAAAGCTCTTGCAGAAAAAAACATGCGGGATGTTCTTGCACAAAGAGAGCAAGCTGAGAAAAAT TAG